In the genome of Bacillota bacterium, one region contains:
- a CDS encoding polysaccharide deacetylase family protein encodes MLFVTIKRPLPTRLVLVVAVVLVLVAGAIGIGVSGNRLALGGGLQTAENEKDVPVSGRLQPMRQVDTTQKALALTFDISWGDKTPPLILDVLRGYGVKATFFLSGPWVNRQPAFVQQIKADGHQIESHGHAHVNLSQYPAERIAEEIRLSDQAISQVAGVKAKYIRPPNGDYSDIVIQTAAAGGYTVITWGTDSLDWKNPGVDAIVKRVLDRAHNGDVVLLHASDTCKQTHLALPAIIQGLRDRGFTLLTLDELVILSKK; translated from the coding sequence GTGCTCTTCGTGACCATCAAGCGACCCTTACCGACCCGCCTCGTCCTGGTCGTGGCGGTCGTCCTGGTTCTCGTCGCCGGGGCCATCGGCATCGGCGTGTCCGGGAACCGGCTGGCCCTCGGCGGGGGGCTGCAGACGGCCGAGAACGAAAAGGATGTGCCGGTCAGCGGGCGACTCCAGCCGATGCGTCAGGTTGACACCACCCAGAAGGCTCTGGCCCTGACCTTCGACATCAGCTGGGGCGACAAGACCCCGCCACTGATCCTGGATGTGCTCCGAGGCTATGGGGTCAAGGCCACCTTCTTCCTGTCGGGCCCGTGGGTCAACCGTCAGCCGGCCTTCGTCCAGCAGATCAAGGCCGATGGCCATCAGATTGAAAGTCACGGCCACGCCCACGTCAACCTGAGCCAGTACCCGGCGGAGCGGATCGCCGAGGAGATCCGCCTCTCCGACCAGGCCATCTCCCAGGTGGCCGGGGTCAAGGCCAAGTATATCCGGCCACCGAATGGAGACTACAGCGACATCGTCATCCAGACGGCAGCCGCGGGCGGTTACACCGTCATCACCTGGGGCACGGACTCTCTCGATTGGAAGAACCCCGGCGTCGACGCCATCGTTAAGCGGGTCCTGGACCGGGCCCACAACGGCGACGTGGTCCTCCTCCACGCCAGCGATACCTGCAAGCAGACCCATCTGGCCTTGCCGGCCATCATCCAGGGTCTCAGGGATCGCGGTTTCACCCTCCTGACCCTCGACGAACTGGTCATCCTGTCGAAGAAGTGA
- a CDS encoding ribonuclease H-like domain-containing protein, with protein MQLKDKLGELVATGQVRLGTAGLSDQPRRVKHGIERVVAGTSVDTAYGPAYVAETRYGADGEHGGVSLGEARTVPGRLLADLGLDAGLVGLDLSRSVFLDTETTGLGLGAGTYVFLVGLACFEGEDLLVRQFFLRDFNEEPAFLAAVEDHLKRFDSLVTFNGKAFDLPLLENRYILARRRPRLPDAAHLDLRHASARLWRERLASCSLASLEQGILGFARENDVPGELIPLLYFDYLRTGDARIVEPVFTHNRHDLLSLLALTIKAARLVADPLGGAVDDPADRFSLARLLERLGRTEESLACYEMALAGPLPEATRERAARRLACLYKRVGQRGRAVDIWLTLVAETGWTVYPHIELAKYYEHQVRDYDRAIEAVREGLARLSLRSRAAGPRSAPDDDPEYVALRHRLRRLEGKRSRRSG; from the coding sequence TTGCAGCTCAAGGATAAGCTAGGCGAACTGGTGGCGACCGGCCAGGTCCGCCTGGGAACGGCCGGCCTCAGCGACCAACCACGTCGCGTCAAGCACGGCATCGAGCGGGTCGTCGCCGGCACTTCGGTGGACACCGCCTACGGCCCAGCCTACGTCGCCGAAACCCGGTACGGTGCCGACGGCGAGCACGGCGGCGTATCCCTCGGCGAGGCCAGGACCGTCCCCGGCCGGCTCCTGGCCGACCTCGGCCTGGACGCCGGGCTGGTCGGCCTAGACCTGAGCCGGTCGGTCTTCCTGGACACCGAGACGACCGGTCTCGGCCTCGGCGCGGGCACCTACGTCTTCCTCGTCGGGCTCGCTTGCTTCGAGGGTGAGGACTTGCTCGTCAGGCAGTTCTTCCTTCGCGACTTCAACGAGGAGCCGGCCTTCCTAGCCGCGGTCGAAGACCACCTCAAGCGCTTTGACTCGCTGGTCACCTTTAACGGTAAGGCCTTTGACCTTCCCCTCCTCGAGAACCGCTACATCCTGGCCCGTCGCCGCCCCCGCCTACCGGATGCCGCCCACCTCGACTTGCGCCACGCCTCCGCCCGCCTCTGGCGGGAGCGGCTGGCCAGTTGCAGCTTGGCCAGCCTCGAGCAAGGCATCCTCGGCTTCGCCCGGGAAAATGACGTCCCCGGCGAACTGATCCCCCTCCTCTACTTCGATTACCTGCGCACCGGCGATGCCCGCATCGTCGAACCGGTCTTCACCCACAACCGGCACGACCTCTTGTCGCTATTGGCTTTGACCATCAAGGCGGCCCGGCTGGTGGCCGACCCTCTGGGCGGAGCGGTCGACGACCCCGCCGATCGTTTCAGCCTGGCCCGCCTCCTCGAACGGCTGGGCCGGACGGAGGAAAGCCTGGCCTGCTACGAGATGGCTTTGGCCGGCCCGCTGCCGGAGGCCACCCGGGAACGGGCGGCCCGCCGACTGGCCTGCCTCTACAAGCGGGTCGGTCAGAGGGGACGGGCCGTGGATATCTGGCTCACGCTGGTCGCCGAGACCGGTTGGACCGTCTATCCCCACATCGAGCTGGCCAAGTACTACGAGCACCAGGTCCGCGACTATGACCGGGCGATCGAGGCCGTCCGGGAGGGGCTGGCTCGTCTGTCTCTCCGGTCAAGGGCCGCCGGGCCGCGGTCCGCCCCCGACGATGATCCTGAATATGTGGCTCTCCGCCACCGCCTGCGGCGGTTGGAGGGAAAGCGCTCCCGCCGCTCTGGTTGA